One window from the genome of Balneola vulgaris DSM 17893 encodes:
- a CDS encoding SnoaL-like domain-containing protein: MSYLERIQDIYTHIGQGKAMDAFEKYYHSNCDMILEDGTKVEGKDANREREIEFFSSVEEFHGLDIKAINSNEDDATTAVECVMDVTFKGGDRMQIQQVATQQWEDGHIVKERFYGTQ; this comes from the coding sequence ATGAGCTATTTAGAAAGAATACAAGATATTTATACACACATCGGACAGGGTAAGGCAATGGATGCTTTTGAAAAGTACTACCATTCTAACTGCGACATGATTTTAGAAGACGGCACTAAAGTTGAAGGTAAAGATGCTAATCGCGAGCGTGAGATTGAATTTTTCTCAAGTGTGGAAGAGTTTCATGGCCTTGATATAAAAGCTATCAACTCAAACGAAGACGATGCTACTACTGCCGTTGAATGTGTAATGGACGTGACATTTAAAGGCGGTGATAGAATGCAAATTCAACAAGTGGCCACCCAACAATGGGAAGACGGTCATATTGTGAAAGAGCGTTTTTACGGCACTCAATGA
- a CDS encoding MBL fold metallo-hydrolase — protein MQKITFLLSLFLLIGCSQNEPIQPTSPTNGVELVILGVAQDAGFPQAGCVKEQCEKYWEGSVEKRHVVSLGLIDHDTNQTWIFEATPDFPTQLHNLQGMAPKAELSGLFLTHAHIGHYTGLMHLGREAMGGQGVPVYAMPQMGNYLSNNGPWSQLVELGNIQLHPIIADSAVQLTPNILVTPFRVPHRDEFSETVGYTISTPHKNVLFIPDIDKWEKWERSIAEEINKVDLALVDATFYDGDELPNRNMSEIPHPFVVESMDLFDALPDSEREKVMFIHFNHTNPLLLNTPQKQKVINKGYRVAEEMLRIKL, from the coding sequence ATGCAGAAAATCACATTCCTCCTCTCACTATTTTTACTTATTGGTTGTAGCCAAAATGAACCCATCCAACCAACTTCCCCTACAAATGGAGTAGAGCTTGTAATTCTGGGTGTTGCCCAAGATGCAGGATTTCCTCAAGCCGGTTGCGTGAAAGAGCAGTGTGAAAAATATTGGGAGGGCTCTGTAGAAAAAAGACATGTAGTGAGTCTTGGGCTTATTGATCATGACACCAATCAGACTTGGATTTTTGAAGCTACTCCGGATTTCCCAACTCAACTGCACAACCTACAGGGCATGGCTCCCAAAGCTGAACTCTCAGGTCTTTTTCTAACGCATGCTCATATCGGACATTACACTGGGCTTATGCATTTAGGCCGAGAAGCTATGGGAGGGCAAGGAGTACCTGTATATGCTATGCCACAAATGGGGAACTACCTAAGCAATAATGGTCCGTGGAGCCAGCTAGTGGAACTAGGAAACATACAGCTCCATCCAATTATTGCGGATAGTGCTGTTCAACTAACCCCTAATATTTTGGTTACTCCATTTCGAGTTCCCCACAGAGATGAATTCTCAGAAACCGTGGGTTATACTATTTCAACTCCCCACAAGAACGTGCTCTTTATCCCCGATATCGACAAATGGGAAAAATGGGAGCGCTCAATTGCTGAAGAGATAAATAAGGTGGACCTCGCTTTAGTGGACGCTACGTTTTACGATGGCGATGAACTCCCAAATCGAAATATGAGTGAGATTCCTCATCCGTTCGTTGTTGAAAGCATGGATCTATTTGATGCACTTCCTGATTCAGAGCGCGAAAAAGTGATGTTTATTCACTTTAATCATACCAACCCACTTTTGTTGAATACCCCTCAAAAGCAAAAGGTGATCAACAAAGGGTATCGTGTAGCTGAAGAAATGCTTCGGATTAAACTGTAG
- a CDS encoding serine hydrolase domain-containing protein — protein MKLRLFKSLVVLFIISTSVQAQNYFPGKWGDWEKKSPAELGLNASKIQEAIQFAKDNESTNPRSMEENHYGTFGREPFGYGIGPFKDRGPQTGIIIKDGYIIAEWGEPFRVDMTHSVTKSFLTYNVGIAYDRGLIRDVNDKVGPYMAPVLPMTWDDNRNHADHYGSPKVLDLFAGEHNSKITWNHLLRQTSDWQGTLWGKPDWADRPDRDRTTWTTRERHEPGSVYEYNDVRVNLLALAAMNVLREPLPKVLRETIMDKIGASPTWRWQGYENSWVVIDGQQMQAVSGGGHWGGGMFISARDQARFGLLTLHNGNWKGEQLVSEAWNKMAQTPTEAQTDYGFMNWFLNTDKKRLPSAPENSFFHLGSGTNMVYVDQENDLVIVARWIKTSAMDGIVKRVLESMN, from the coding sequence ATGAAATTACGTCTATTTAAAAGCCTCGTAGTGCTTTTCATTATTTCGACCTCGGTTCAAGCCCAGAATTATTTTCCAGGGAAATGGGGCGACTGGGAGAAAAAGTCTCCGGCTGAATTAGGATTGAATGCATCCAAAATTCAAGAAGCTATTCAGTTCGCTAAAGACAATGAAAGTACCAACCCACGAAGTATGGAAGAGAACCATTATGGTACTTTTGGCCGTGAGCCATTTGGATACGGTATCGGACCATTTAAAGACCGAGGACCTCAAACAGGAATCATCATCAAAGATGGATATATCATAGCTGAATGGGGAGAACCATTTAGAGTAGATATGACCCACAGTGTTACCAAAAGTTTCCTTACTTACAACGTTGGTATTGCCTATGATCGCGGCCTTATTCGGGATGTAAACGACAAAGTAGGGCCTTATATGGCTCCTGTTTTACCCATGACTTGGGATGATAATCGAAACCATGCTGACCACTATGGCTCCCCAAAAGTGTTGGACTTATTTGCTGGAGAACACAACAGCAAGATTACTTGGAACCATTTACTTCGCCAAACTAGCGACTGGCAAGGAACGCTTTGGGGTAAACCCGATTGGGCCGACAGACCAGACCGAGACCGAACTACTTGGACAACTAGAGAACGCCATGAACCTGGCTCGGTATATGAGTACAATGATGTTCGTGTAAACTTATTAGCATTGGCTGCTATGAACGTGCTTAGAGAGCCGCTTCCAAAGGTATTGAGGGAAACTATCATGGATAAGATTGGAGCATCCCCTACATGGAGATGGCAAGGTTATGAAAACTCATGGGTTGTAATTGATGGACAACAAATGCAAGCTGTTAGCGGTGGAGGCCATTGGGGTGGAGGCATGTTTATCTCTGCACGAGATCAAGCTCGGTTCGGCTTACTTACACTACACAATGGAAACTGGAAGGGTGAACAACTTGTGTCGGAAGCTTGGAATAAAATGGCCCAAACGCCTACTGAAGCCCAAACTGATTATGGCTTTATGAATTGGTTTTTAAATACCGACAAAAAACGCTTACCAAGTGCTCCAGAAAACTCCTTCTTTCATTTAGGATCAGGCACTAACATGGTTTATGTAGACCAAGAAAATGATTTAGTGATTGTAGCGCGATGGATTAAAACCTCTGCGATGGATGGAATAGTAAAGCGTGTACTTGAATCGATGAACTAG
- a CDS encoding RagB/SusD family nutrient uptake outer membrane protein, with amino-acid sequence MNFRRIYITLLALIVVGVGCSDGFLEINPQQSVSNEEALLTLQDYEAAITGAYNILSSSNYYGRYFVLVPDVMADDVKQNSQANRAKEYAEYVAFEEHFITEGMWATIYSGISAVNAIINAPKPDIAASLDDEYNQLIGEAHALRGQMYFDLVRLYGQHYTYTTDASHLGVPIVLETDEESEPVRNTVAEVYNQVISDLTTSIGLMQPTTRNGNTATLSSWAAKALLARVYLYQEDWANAEAMADDVIENGPYQLVSNANYVASWSDDFDAESIFEISMTESDNRGSDALGRMYIESGYGDYLPSDDLYSLIPAGDVRQQLFIVDGNLSGDYAPFRLNKYPSTTGLDNTIVIRLSELYLIRAEAAAMQADTNPSKNAIAQSDVTTIRQRGEPGQAPVVATGQALRDEIALERRIELAYEGQRLWDLMRKKQDMVRTQCTSTIPAACSVSYPNDRFVLPIPANEQDANPNIQPNPGY; translated from the coding sequence ATGAATTTTAGAAGAATATATATAACACTATTAGCACTTATTGTCGTTGGAGTCGGCTGTTCAGATGGGTTTTTAGAAATAAATCCACAGCAATCGGTTTCTAACGAGGAAGCATTATTAACCCTTCAAGATTATGAAGCGGCGATAACAGGAGCATACAACATCCTTTCATCTTCAAACTACTATGGGCGGTACTTTGTACTTGTACCTGATGTAATGGCAGATGATGTAAAGCAGAACTCTCAAGCCAACCGTGCTAAAGAGTATGCGGAATACGTAGCTTTTGAAGAGCACTTTATTACCGAGGGTATGTGGGCAACCATCTATTCCGGTATTAGTGCGGTAAATGCAATTATCAATGCACCTAAGCCAGACATTGCGGCATCGCTTGATGACGAATACAACCAACTTATTGGTGAGGCTCATGCCTTAAGAGGTCAGATGTACTTTGACTTAGTTCGTTTATACGGTCAGCATTATACCTATACAACCGACGCAAGTCATTTAGGTGTACCGATTGTACTTGAAACGGATGAAGAGAGTGAGCCTGTACGTAATACGGTTGCAGAAGTGTACAATCAAGTGATTAGCGACTTGACCACTTCGATTGGCTTAATGCAACCAACAACAAGAAATGGTAACACTGCTACTCTTTCTTCATGGGCTGCTAAAGCATTATTAGCTCGTGTATATCTTTATCAAGAAGATTGGGCAAATGCAGAAGCAATGGCTGATGACGTAATTGAGAACGGACCATACCAGCTTGTAAGTAATGCAAACTATGTGGCTTCTTGGAGCGATGATTTTGACGCAGAATCTATCTTTGAGATTTCAATGACAGAATCGGATAACCGTGGCTCGGATGCCTTAGGTAGAATGTACATCGAAAGTGGATATGGTGATTACCTTCCATCTGACGATCTATATTCTCTAATCCCAGCTGGAGATGTTCGTCAGCAATTGTTTATTGTTGATGGAAACTTATCTGGTGATTATGCGCCATTCCGCCTCAACAAATATCCAAGCACAACAGGTTTAGATAACACGATCGTAATTCGTTTATCAGAGCTGTACTTGATTCGTGCAGAAGCAGCAGCTATGCAAGCGGATACCAATCCATCTAAGAATGCCATTGCTCAAAGTGATGTGACGACTATTCGCCAACGTGGTGAGCCAGGTCAAGCACCGGTGGTAGCTACAGGTCAGGCATTAAGAGATGAGATTGCTCTTGAGCGTAGAATCGAGCTAGCATACGAAGGTCAAAGACTTTGGGACTTAATGCGTAAAAAGCAGGATATGGTTCGTACTCAGTGTACGTCTACTATACCAGCCGCTTGTAGCGTATCATACCCAAATGATCGATTTGTACTTCCAATTCCAGCTAACGAGCAGGATGCAAATCCGAATATTCAACCAAACCCTGGATACTAA